A genomic window from Triticum urartu cultivar G1812 chromosome 7, Tu2.1, whole genome shotgun sequence includes:
- the LOC125523448 gene encoding uncharacterized protein LOC125523448, which produces MATAGCTGRWVPLALALLLAAVFALALIPQAALAASGGVMGGRSYSSSEPDDSSSSNSYSFYDSSSHISIGRPSRRRAAKDDDDDNSDVIFWVVFVGLVLLIAAVWYYYEYERQRTTVVKLQVALLGWAKPFQRELNEIAERVQASNKHSYKFMLTETICSLSRHRDSCVFSSLSVNVKNGVDTWEAHFDKLSIKERSKFDEETLYNLEGIKQTKEYSKKLDGSRNEYIVVTILVAAKGALKFPKITRPADLEAVVEKLNSIPAREIQGVHVLWTPQDENGILSKEKLLADYPNLKPHNDY; this is translated from the exons ATGGCGACCGCCGGCTGTACCGGCCGCTGGGTCCCGCTTGCCCTCGCCCTGCTACTCGCCGCCGTCTTCGCGCTGGCGCTCATCCCGCAGGCCGCCCTCGCCGCGTCCGGCGGCGTCATGGGCGGCCGCTCCTACTCCTCTTCCGAACCCGACGACTCGTCCTCCTCCAACTCGTATTCGTTCTACGACTCGTCGAGCCACATATCGATCGGCAGGCCGTCGCGTCGCCGCGCGGCcaaggacgacgacgacgacaactCGGATGTGATATTCTGGGTGGTGTTTGTCGGTCTCGTTTTGCTGATCGCTGCCGTTTGGTACTACTACGAGTACGAACGCCAGAGGACAACCGTGGTTAAGCT TCAGGTTGCCTTGCTCGGCTGGGCCAAACCGTTTCAGAGGGAATTGAACGAGATCGCGGAGAGAGTACAGGCTTCCAACAAGCATTCGTATAAATTCATGTTGACTG AGACCATATGTTCCTTGAGCCGTCACAGGGATTCCTGCGTATTTTCAAGCTTATCA GTTAATGTGAAAAATGGAGTGGATACTTGGGAGGCGCATTTCGATAAACTTTCTATCAAGGAGAGGAGCAAATTTGATGAAGAAACACTTTATAACTTGGAAGGAATCAAGCAGACGAAAGAGTACTCCAAAAAGTTAGATGGCTCCAGAAACGAATATATAGTG GTAACCATCCTAGTTGCTGCCAAGGGAGCACTGAAGTTCCCAAAAATCACAAGACCCGCAGATCTGGAAGCAGTAGTAGAAAAACTCAACTCTATACCTGCAAGAGAAATTCAG GGCGTTCATGTTTTATGGACTCCTCAAGATGAGAATGGCATTCTTTCTAAAGAGAAGCTTCTAGCGGATTATCCTAATCTCAAGCCTCATAATGATTACTAG